The DNA region TTGATTCCAAGCGTAGCCTAAGAAAAGGAGTGGGCGACGAAAAGTCAATAAAATCTGAAGGCACAACACCGACTCACACAGACGTGAGTTCTAGCATCGAATCCTCGCCTATCCCTCCAGGATATCCTAAGCGTACTCGTCGAACATCTCGTCACCGAAGCGCATCCTCCGAAGAATGCGAGATCAGTCGAAACGCTCTTTTGGCATCGACGGAATCGAAATCATCACCAATTGCAAACCTCAAGAAGGCATCGACCACCGAAGTTGAGGGGTGGGCTTCCTTTGAAGATGTCACACGAAACATTGTTCGACGCAACAATATCACAAGACCCATCTTGACGCGGAGAAAGAGCTCCTCCACTCCAGAACGCCAGCTGAGTCCCTTGCGGCGAACACCATCgagatccaaattgcattcggGACACGCTCCCTCGACGCCTACGACTCGTTCGCCATCGTCGGTAAAAACTCCTTCGCCAACGACGTCGTTTAACAGCTCCTTGAGCGGTAATCAATTCGGGTCGCCACGTAGGCCTTCGCGGCGCCAATCAAGAAACACCATGGATATTCTCAAGGCAAACGGGGCGTCGACCGGAACACCGGACGGGGACAGTAGTCCCAAAATGGATCTGGCGGAAGCATTAAAAGCTTTTTCAGCCAGTTTTACGGAGCAGGGGTTCGATAACATTCCTGCCCCATCTCCAACCGTACCGGTGAAGACTCGTACGATGCAAAAGAGCGCTTCGCTGCGGCAGGTTGCTACCGTTTCGCCCCTCGTGTCTCCGGATGATCGCCGCTCGACCCGACTGGAACGCACGAGTAGCTTTCTGGAAGGCATGCGGCGCCTCCGTTCTCCCAAGGGAGGCGTTTCCCATCCTCCCGTAACTCGTGGTCCCGGATGGTCCCCACGTAGCCGTAGCATGAGCTTTCAGTAACAGATAACCACCCTACTACTGCAGGCTACTCGATGTAGCAGATATTCGATCGTTAGCTTATCTACAAAACACCCGTCCGAATTTATGGCCGGTATCTACCCCTAAATCTTGTACCTGTCGGCGCGATCGTCCGACGCCATAAAGCGTCGTTCCACCGATTCGGACTCGCCCTTGATGGCCTCAAATTCTCCCTTCACTTCGGCAGCGACGGTGCGGACCATCCACCGCAGGGCGCTGCTGAACCAGGACGACGATCCATGCCGGCCGTTCCTAGTGGCAGCAATCGGAGTCCATCCAGGGGCATCTCCGGGGGAGGTTCGTACTTGACTTCGTACACGTCAAAGTTCTGATTCATGTAGTCAATAATCACGTCGTCTACCgttttgatttcgtcgcaGAGTTTCCGATCCAACGCATCCTTCCCGAACCAGGTTTCGCCCGTCGCGACCTGGTCGATATCCAGTTGGGGTCGATTCTGGTGGACGAACTCTTTGAAGAGTACCAGGATATCTTCCACGTCCTTTTTCGtcttgtcaaaatcttccttgGTCGCTTTTTTAGTGGGTGTCAACGTCCGTTTGTACTTGCCGGCCGTGACGGTTTGGAACTCGATGCCCTCCTTTTTGAGTCGATCATAGACGTTGGGAATATCGCTAATGACGCCGATCGATCCGAGGACGGCAAAGGGGCTGGCGACGATGCGGTCCGCGACACAGGACATGAGATATCCCCCCGATGCGGCGACTTGTTCCACGGCCACGGTGAGTTGCATGCCGGCGTCCCGAAATCGCTGTAGTTGTGCGGCGGCTAATCCGTAGCCCGTGACGGTTCCGCCACCCGTTTGCAGGACGACCAGTGCTTGGTCGCCGGGTTGTGCGTGGCGGACAATGGCGGTGACTTCTTCGCGCAAGTCAGCGACTTGGGAAGCCGTGGCGTCACCGGGGAAGCGGGTAACGTAGACGCGGGGAGTATCGGCCGAGTTGGTAAAGAGGGATCGGAGGGGACGGTCCTGGAGGGCGGTGAGGAGACCCCCCGAACCCCGCGCGGCGACGTCGCCCAACAAGGCTGTCCGGACCAAGGCGGCGTACTCCGGACCGACGGCCTGGACAATGTCCTTGACAAAGTT from Phaeodactylum tricornutum CCAP 1055/1 chromosome 23, whole genome shotgun sequence includes:
- a CDS encoding predicted protein, encoding PRVYVTRFPGDATASQVADLREEVTAIVRHAQPGDQALVVLQTGGGTVTGYGLAAAQLQRFRDAGMQLTVAVEQVAASGGYLMSCVADRIVASPFAVLGSIGVISDIPNVYDRLKKEGIEFQTVTAGKYKRTLTPTKKATKEDFDKTKKDVEDILVLFKEFVHQNRPQLDIDQVATGETWFGKDALDRKLCDEIKTVDDVIIDYMNQNFDVYEVKY